From a single Thalassophryne amazonica chromosome 7, fThaAma1.1, whole genome shotgun sequence genomic region:
- the LOC117514446 gene encoding potassium-transporting ATPase alpha chain 1: MTKKEAYNMFEMDNDMDKKKKKKMKKKERLEGMKKEMDIDDHEITIEELEMRYNTSVTKGMTTTFARQILERDGPNELKPPKGTPEYVKFARQLAGGLQCLMWVAATICFIAFGIELGRGNLTSFDNLYLAITLIAVVVVTGCFGYYQEFKSTNIIASFKNLVPQQAMVIRDGQKNQINANQLVVGDLVEIKGGDRVPADIRVITSQSCKVDNSSLTGESEPQTRSPEYTHENPLETRNIAFFSTTCLEGVATGIIINTGDRTIIGRIASLASGVGNEKTPIAIEIEHFVDIIAGLAIFFGFTFFVVAMFIGYAFLEAMIFFMAIVVAYVPEGLLATVTVCLSLTAKRLARKNCVVKNLEAVETLGSTSVICSDKTGTLTQNRMTVAHLWFDNYIHAADTTEDQSGQSFDQSSETWRSLARVAALCNRAVFRPDQEGVPVPKRLVVGDASETALLKFTELTVGNIVEYRNRFKKVVEVPFNSTNKFQLSVHELEDPLDLRYLLVMKGAPERILERCTTILIKGQELPLDEQWKEAFQTAYMDLGGLGERVLGFCHLYLNEKEFPHGYHFDADEMNFTTSGLCFAGLISMIDPPRATVPDAVMKCRTAGIRVVMVTGDHPITARAIAANVGIISEGSETVEDIAVRKRIPVEQVHKRDARACVINGGQLKDMTSEELDDALQNHPEMVFARTSPQQKLIIVESCQRLGAIVAVTGDGVNDSPALKKADIGIAMGIAGSDAAKNAADMILLDDNFASIVTGVEQGRLIFDNLKKSIAYTLTKNIPELTPYLIYITVSVPLPLGCITILFIELATDIFPSVSLAYEKAESDIMHLKPRNPRRDRLVNEALAVYSYFQIGAIQSFAGFTDYFTAMAQEGWFPLLCVGLRSQWENVELQDLQDSYGQEWTFSQRLYQEYTCYTVFFVSIEICQISDVLIRKTRRLSVFQQGFFRNRVLVTAIIFQLCLGNLLCYCPGMPNIFNFMPIRVQWWFVPVPYGILIFVYDEVRKLGVRRHPGSWWDQELYY; encoded by the exons GAAGCATACAACATGTTTGAGATGGACAACGACATggataagaagaagaaaaagaagatgaagaagaaagaGAGACTAGAGGGCATGAAGAAAGAAATGGACATA GATGACCACGAGATTACGATTGAGGAGCTGGAAATGAGATACAACACCAGTGTTACGAAA GGTATGACAACTACATTTGCCCGTCAGATTTTAGAGAGAGACGGCCCCAATGAGCTGAAACCTCCAAAAGGTACACCAGAGTACGTAAAGTTTGCCAGGCAGTTGGCTGGAGGCCTGCAGTGTCTGATGTGGGTCGCCGCCACCATCTGTTTCATTGCCTTTGGAATTGAACTTGGGAGAGGGAACCTCACCAGTTTTGACAAT CTGTACCTGGCTATAACCCTAATTGCAGTTGTCGTGGTAACTGGCTGCTTTGGTTACTATCAAGAGTTCAAGAGTACAAACATCATCGCCAGCTTCAAGAATCTGGTGCCGCAA CAAGCTATGGTGATCCGTGATGGCCAGAAAAACCAGATCAATGCCAACCAGCTGGTGGTGGGAGATTTGGTGGAGATCAAAGGAGGAGACAGAGTCCCTGCTGACATTCGTGTCATAACCTCTCAGAGCTGTAAG GTGGACAACTCATCTTTGACAGGagaatcagaaccacagactAGGAGTCCTGAATATACTCACGAGAATCCATTGGAGACCAGGAACATTGCGTTCTTCTCCACTACCTGTCTGGAAG GTGTAGCTACTGGTATCATCATTAACACCGGTGATCGCACCATCATCGGTCGGATTGCTAGCTTGGCAAGTGGCGTTGGAAATGAGAAGACACCTATCgccattgaaattgaacattttgtgGACATCATTGCTGGTTTAGCAATCTTTTTTGGGTTTACCTTCTTTGTGGTTGCCATGTTTATTGGCTACGCCTTCCTGGAAGCTATGATCTTCTTCATGGCTATCGTAGTGGCGTACGTGCCAGAAGGGCTGCTGGCTACAGTTACA GTGTGTTTGTCTCTAACTGCAAAGCGATTGGCCAGGAAGAACTGTGTTGTCAAGAATTTGGAGGCTGTGGAAACACTTG GCTCCACGTCAGTGATCTGTTCTGATAAGACGGGCACTCTGACCCAGAACAGAATGACTGTAGCTCACCTCTGGTTTGACAACTATATTCATGCTGCAGACACCACTGAAGATCAGTCAG GCCAGAGTTTTGACCAGTCATCAGAGACGTGGCGTTCGCTGGCACGAGTGGCTGCCCTGTGCAACAGAGCTGTTTTCAGGCCTGATCAggaaggagtaccagttcctaaG AGACTGGTGGTGGGAGACGCGTCAGAGACTGCTCTGCTGAAGTTCACAGAGCTCACTGTTGGGAACATTGTCGAATATCGCAATCGCTTCAAGAAAGTGGTGGAGGTGCCTTTCAACTCCACCAACAAGTTCCAG CTATCTGTCCACGAACTGGAGGATCCTCTGGACCTCCGCTACCTGTTGGTGATGAAGGGGGCGCCAGAACGCATTCTGGAGCGCTGCACCACCATCCTGATCAAAGGCCAGGAGCTGCCTCTGGACGAGCAGTGGAAAGAAGCCTTCCAGACGGCATACATGGACCTGGGAGGACTTGGAGAGAGAGTGCTGG GTTTCTGTCATCTCTATCTGAATGAGAAGGAGTTTCCTCATGGTTACCACTTTGATGCTGATGAGATGAATTTCACCACATCTGGACTGTGCTTTGCTGGTCTCATCTCAATGATCGACCCCCCGAGAGCCACTGTGCCTGATGCGGTGATGAAGTGTCGTACCGCCGGTATCAGG GTTGTCATGGTGACTGGAGATCATCCGATTACAGCCAGGGCGATAGCAGCCAATGTTGGTATCATCTCTGAAGGCAGTGAAACAGTGGAAGATATCGCCGTGAGGAAACGCATCCCTGTTGAACAAGTCCACAAGAG AGACGCTCGTGCTTGTGTGATCAATGGTGGTCAGCTGAAAGATATGACAAGTGAGGAACTGGATGATGCGCTACAGAACCATCCTGAGATGGTTTTTGCaagaacatccccacagcagAAACTCATCATCGTGGAGAGCTGCCAGCGACTG GGCGCGATAGTTGCAGTGACCGGTGATGGTGTAAATGACTCTCCGGCTCTTAAAAAGGCTGATATTGGAATTGCCATGGGGATTGCTGGATCAGATGCTGCCAAAAATGCAGCAGACATGATCCTATTGGATGACAACTTTGCTTCTATTGTGACTGGAGTGGAACAAG GCCGACTTATTTTTGACAACCTGAAGAAGTCGATCGCTTACACCCTAACAAAGAACATCCCCGAGCTGACGCCGTACCTGATCTACATCACTGTCAGCGTGCCGCTTCCTCTGGGCTGCATCACCATCCTCTTCATCGAACTGGCCACTGACATT TTCCCCTCAGTGTCTTTGGCTTATGAGAAAGCAGAGAGTGACATTATGCACTTAAAGCCCAGGAACCCTCGGCGTGATCGGCTGGTGAATGAAGCGTTGGCTGTGTATTCCTACTTTCAGATTG GAGCCATCCAGTCTTTTGCAGGCTTTACTGATTATTTCACCGCCATGGCTCAGGAGGGCTGGTTTCCTCTTTTGTGCGTCGGTCTGCGTTCTCAGTGGGAGAACGTTGAGCTTCAAGACTTACAGGACAGCTACGGGCAGGAATGG ACCTTCAGTCAGAGGTTGTACCAGGAGTACACTTGCTACACTGTGTTTTTTGTCAGTATAGAGATCTGTCAGATCTCAGATGTGCTGATCAGGAAAACTCGACGTCTCTCTGTGTTCCAGCAAGGCTTCTTCAG GAACCGTGTGCTCGTAACCGCCATAATCTTCCAGCTGTGCCTGGGTAATCTACTGTGTTACTGCCCCGGAATGCCCAATATCTtcaatttcatgcctatcag ggtCCAGTGGTGGTTTGTTCCTGTACCATACGGTATTTTAATCTTTGTCTATGATGAAGTGAGAAAGCTTGGTGTCAGGAGGCATCCAGGAA GTTGGTGGGATCAGGAATTATACTACTGA